CCGTCCCGCCCCGCCCGGCCGTTCGGCCCTTCCGGTGGCGGCGGACGCCCGGTGGCATGGCGGTGCAGCGCACACACCGGGAGGGCACCGTGGACAGCACCCCGTTCGCCGCCGTGTCCTGGCAGTCGCGCGGGGCCCTGGTCCGCCTCGAGCACGAGCACCCCGGCCGGGCGTACCTCGCGGTGCGGTCCGCGCCGACGCCGCGGGGCGACGCCGCGGCCCGGGACCTGGTCTGCGCGGCGGTGGTGCGGGCGCGGGCGGAGCGCATCAGCCACCTGGTGACCACCCTCGACGCGTCCCGCCCGGTCTGCGGCGTGGTGCTCACCGCGCTGCGGGAGCAGGTCGGCACGCACGTGCGGGAGCTGGAGTGCCACCGCAGCGGCGCGAGCGTGCTCGTGTCCGTCGAGCTCCTGCCGCCGGCCGCGGACCAGGCGGCCGGCGCGTCGCGCGACGCCCGGCTCCCCCCGGTCTCGCTCGCGTGGCACGTGCGGGTCTACCTGGCGGCGGCGCCCGACGTGCCGTCGCGCGGCCACGGCACGACGACGGCGCACGCCGTGCTCACGGTGAGCGACGCGAAGCGCCTCACGGGGACGGGACGCGCGCACCGGCACCCGCACGACGTCGACGTGCGGGAGGTCGGCGAGGAGCTGGCCACGGCCCGCGCGCTCGCCGAGCTCGCGGACCGGCTGCTCGCCGACGCCCGGGAGCAGGCCGGCGCCGCGAGCGCCGGCGGGCCCGCGGGAAGCAGCGGCACGGCGGGCACCGGCCGCGCGCCCCGCTGACCCGCCTGCTTGCCCGGCGGATACCCCCGGGGGCATAGTGGCGCAGCACCGCGCCGGCTCGCGGAGCGCTCCCCCGGGCGCTCCCGCCGGCGCCCACCACCCGGGAGGACCCCATGCCCGCCACCACCGACCCCGAGGCCGCCCGCCGCATCCTCAACCGCCTGCGCCGCGCGCGCGGACAGCTCAACGCCGTCATCGACGCCGTCGAGAACGGCGGGTCGTGCCGCGACGTCGTCACGCAGCTCGCCGCCGTCTCCAGCGCGCTCGACCGCGCCGGCTACACGGTGATCGCCACCGCCATGAAGGAGTGCCTCGTCGAGCCCGGCTCCGTGCGCACCGAGGACGGCCTCACGCCCGACGAGCTCGAGAAGCTGTTCCTCACCCTCGCCTGACGCCCGACGCCCGACGCCTGACGCCTGACGCGGGCCGCGGTCGCGCGTCGTCAGTGCGTGGTCCAGCCGCCGTCGATCACCAGCTCCGCGCCGGTCACGAACTTCGACTCGTCGCTGGCCAGGTACAGGTAGCCGTACGCGATGTCCATCGGCTCCCCGGCGTGGGGCGGCAGCGGCGTGCGGCCCTGGTCGAACGCCGCCATGGCCTCCAGCGACTCGATCCCGGCCGCCCGGGCCATCCCGGTGAACACCGCGCCCGGGTGCACCGAGTTCACGCGGATGCCGTCGCCGGCGAACCACTGCGCCGCGTGCTTCGTCATCGACCGCACCGCGCCCTTCGACGCGCTGTACGCCGCGCCGTGCCCGTCCGCCTCGCCGCCGATCAGCCCCGCGATCGACGAGCAGT
This is a stretch of genomic DNA from Cellulomonas sp. ES6. It encodes these proteins:
- a CDS encoding dsRBD fold-containing protein, translated to MDSTPFAAVSWQSRGALVRLEHEHPGRAYLAVRSAPTPRGDAAARDLVCAAVVRARAERISHLVTTLDASRPVCGVVLTALREQVGTHVRELECHRSGASVLVSVELLPPAADQAAGASRDARLPPVSLAWHVRVYLAAAPDVPSRGHGTTTAHAVLTVSDAKRLTGTGRAHRHPHDVDVREVGEELATARALAELADRLLADAREQAGAASAGGPAGSSGTAGTGRAPR
- a CDS encoding metal-sensitive transcriptional regulator produces the protein MPATTDPEAARRILNRLRRARGQLNAVIDAVENGGSCRDVVTQLAAVSSALDRAGYTVIATAMKECLVEPGSVRTEDGLTPDELEKLFLTLA